A genome region from Halorubellus sp. JP-L1 includes the following:
- a CDS encoding glutamate-1-semialdehyde 2,1-aminomutase produces the protein MTSDESRRLYDRALSVLPGGVNSSVRATMPYPFFVQSGDGGHVVDADGNRYVDYVNGYGPLLYGHSPPEAVQAAIQRHASQGPMYGAPTEIEVEHAEFVARHVPSVEMIRFVNSGTEATVSAVRLARGYTGRDKIVVMQGGYHGAQESTLVEGEGDHVRPSTRGIPQSFAEHTIPVPFNDADAIIETFQEHGDEIAAVLTEPILGNKGIVMPVDGYHETLRDLCDDHGALLIFDEVITGFRVGGLQCAQGKFGVTPDVTTFGKIVGGGFPVGAIGGKAEIIEQFTPSGDVFQSGTFSGHPVTMAAGHAYLTYAAENDVYEHVNALGRRLREGLTEIVADQAPAYTVAGTDSMFKVLFTRDAPESFEGHCEAGCEQREECPRYDLCPKNGADVAACDTERWERVFWQEMKDRGVFLTANQFESQFVSYAHTKEDVEETLDAYREAL, from the coding sequence ATGACCAGCGACGAGTCGCGGCGACTGTACGACCGCGCGCTGTCCGTGCTCCCGGGGGGCGTGAACTCCTCGGTGCGTGCGACGATGCCGTACCCGTTCTTCGTCCAGTCGGGCGATGGCGGGCACGTCGTGGACGCGGACGGGAACCGCTACGTCGACTACGTGAACGGCTACGGGCCGCTCCTGTACGGGCACTCGCCGCCGGAGGCGGTGCAGGCGGCGATCCAGCGCCACGCCAGTCAGGGCCCGATGTACGGTGCGCCGACGGAGATCGAGGTGGAGCACGCGGAGTTCGTGGCGCGGCACGTGCCGAGCGTGGAGATGATCCGGTTCGTGAATTCGGGGACGGAAGCGACCGTGTCGGCGGTGCGACTCGCTCGCGGGTACACGGGCCGGGACAAGATCGTCGTGATGCAGGGCGGCTATCACGGCGCGCAGGAGTCGACGCTCGTCGAGGGCGAGGGCGATCACGTGCGGCCGTCGACGCGGGGGATCCCGCAGTCGTTCGCCGAGCACACGATTCCGGTGCCGTTCAACGACGCGGACGCGATCATCGAGACGTTCCAGGAGCACGGTGACGAGATCGCGGCGGTCCTCACGGAACCGATCCTGGGGAACAAGGGCATCGTGATGCCGGTCGACGGCTATCACGAGACGCTCCGGGACCTCTGTGACGACCACGGTGCGCTCCTGATCTTCGACGAGGTCATCACGGGCTTTCGCGTCGGCGGCCTCCAGTGCGCGCAGGGGAAGTTCGGGGTGACGCCGGACGTGACGACGTTCGGGAAGATCGTCGGCGGCGGGTTCCCGGTCGGCGCGATCGGTGGGAAAGCCGAGATAATCGAGCAGTTCACGCCGAGCGGCGACGTCTTCCAGTCCGGCACCTTCTCGGGGCATCCGGTGACGATGGCGGCGGGGCACGCGTACTTGACGTACGCGGCGGAGAACGACGTGTACGAGCACGTGAACGCCCTGGGGCGACGGCTCCGCGAGGGCTTGACGGAGATCGTCGCGGACCAGGCGCCGGCGTACACTGTCGCGGGCACGGATTCGATGTTCAAGGTGCTGTTCACCCGTGATGCGCCCGAGAGCTTCGAGGGGCACTGCGAGGCGGGCTGCGAGCAACGCGAGGAGTGTCCGCGCTACGACCTGTGCCCGAAGAACGGCGCGGACGTGGCGGCGTGCGATACGGAGCGCTGGGAGCGCGTGTTCTGGCAGGAGATGAAGGACCGGGGCGTGTTCTTGACGGCGAACCAGTTCGAGTCCCAGTTCGTGTCGTACGCGCACACGAAGGAGGACGTCGAGGAGACGCTGGACGCGTACCGGGAGGCGCTCTGA
- the hemC gene encoding hydroxymethylbilane synthase — MRTRGTIRLATRGSDLARRQAATVAEALEDRRYEVELVEVSTAGDRVRDELIQNLGKTGAFVRSLDEQVLSGDVDAAVHSMKDMPTESPDDLVVAGIPERGPPGDVLVTPDGTSLEDLPEGATVGTSSLRRKAQLLSTRPDLAVVGLRGNVDTRVEKLLATSLQEEHEVRSAVEAEKRGDAGDGVETLDAEDVDVDAEEYAYERSVEEWFEDLSEIERRAMERAPEHAFDAIVLAEAGLERLGLSHHVRTERLPVREFVPAAGQGALAVTSRDDDVGEAIHDAIDHARTRVETTAERSVLAGLNGGCIAPIGVYGVVQGAHVSVTAAVYDERGETSIVETRDLPVESHATAAREFAADLRERGADDLVAKARED; from the coding sequence ATGCGAACACGTGGGACGATACGGCTGGCGACGCGCGGGTCGGACCTCGCGCGCCGGCAGGCCGCGACGGTGGCGGAGGCCCTGGAGGACCGCCGGTACGAGGTCGAGCTCGTGGAGGTGTCGACGGCCGGGGACCGCGTCCGGGACGAACTCATCCAGAACCTCGGGAAGACGGGTGCGTTCGTGCGGTCGCTCGACGAGCAAGTGCTGTCGGGCGACGTCGACGCGGCCGTGCACTCGATGAAGGACATGCCGACCGAATCGCCCGACGACCTCGTGGTCGCGGGTATTCCCGAGCGCGGCCCGCCCGGGGACGTCCTCGTGACGCCCGACGGGACGAGTCTCGAGGACCTTCCGGAGGGGGCGACTGTGGGGACGAGTTCGCTCCGCCGGAAGGCCCAGTTGCTCTCCACGCGCCCGGACCTGGCGGTCGTCGGGCTGCGCGGGAACGTCGACACGCGCGTCGAGAAGCTGCTCGCGACGTCGCTCCAGGAAGAGCACGAGGTTCGGAGTGCGGTCGAAGCCGAGAAGCGCGGGGATGCGGGCGATGGCGTCGAGACGCTCGACGCGGAGGACGTCGACGTGGACGCCGAGGAGTACGCGTACGAGCGTAGCGTCGAGGAGTGGTTCGAGGATTTGAGCGAGATCGAGCGGCGAGCGATGGAGCGTGCGCCCGAGCACGCGTTCGACGCGATCGTGCTCGCCGAGGCGGGACTGGAGCGCCTCGGACTGAGCCATCACGTCCGGACCGAGCGTCTGCCCGTCCGCGAGTTCGTCCCCGCGGCGGGCCAGGGCGCGCTCGCGGTGACGTCGCGCGACGACGACGTCGGCGAGGCGATCCACGATGCGATCGATCACGCCCGGACGCGCGTCGAGACGACCGCGGAGCGGAGCGTGCTCGCGGGACTGAACGGCGGCTGCATCGCGCCGATCGGCGTGTACGGCGTCGTCCAGGGCGCGCACGTGAGCGTCACCGCGGCGGTGTACGACGAGCGCGGCGAGACGTCGATCGTCGAGACGCGCGACCTCCCCGTCGAGTCCCACGCGACGGCGGCCCGCGAGTTCGCCGCGGACCTCCGCGAGCGGGGCGCGGACGACCTCGTCGCGAAGGCGCGCGAGGACTGA
- the cobA gene encoding uroporphyrinogen-III C-methyltransferase: protein MAEDAPAGADRDGTGGDAGSTDRAGTDDGAASDVGVVSLVGSGPGDPDLMTVRARERIDGADVVLHDKLPGPEILESIPEGKREDVGKRAGGERTPQSETNARLVELAREGKDVVRLKGGDPFVFGRGGEEAEYLADHDVEFEVVPGVTSAIGGPGVAGIPVTHRDHASSVSFVTGHEDPTKEESAVDWEALAATGGTIVVLMGVGRLPDYSRALLDAGMDAGTPLALVERATWPDMRVATGTLGTAEATRDDAGIEPPAITVVGDVAASHDRLREFLANDRTSAADAAGERGGEGE from the coding sequence ATGGCCGAGGACGCACCTGCCGGAGCGGACCGAGACGGAACCGGCGGCGACGCCGGTTCGACTGACCGTGCCGGGACCGACGACGGCGCTGCTTCCGATGTCGGCGTGGTCTCCCTCGTCGGGTCCGGGCCCGGCGACCCCGACCTCATGACGGTTCGCGCTCGCGAGCGAATCGACGGGGCGGACGTCGTCCTGCACGACAAGCTCCCCGGGCCGGAGATCCTCGAGTCGATCCCGGAGGGCAAGCGCGAGGACGTCGGGAAGCGCGCGGGCGGCGAGCGGACGCCCCAGTCGGAGACGAACGCGCGCCTCGTCGAGCTCGCTCGCGAGGGGAAGGACGTCGTCCGCCTGAAGGGCGGGGACCCGTTCGTGTTCGGGCGCGGCGGCGAGGAGGCGGAGTACCTCGCCGACCACGACGTCGAGTTCGAGGTCGTCCCCGGCGTCACCTCCGCGATCGGCGGGCCGGGCGTCGCCGGCATTCCGGTGACGCACCGCGACCACGCCTCGAGCGTGTCGTTCGTCACGGGTCACGAGGACCCGACGAAAGAGGAGTCCGCGGTCGACTGGGAAGCGCTCGCCGCGACGGGCGGCACCATCGTCGTCCTCATGGGCGTCGGTCGCCTCCCCGACTACTCGCGGGCGCTGCTCGACGCCGGCATGGATGCCGGGACGCCGCTCGCGCTCGTCGAACGCGCGACGTGGCCCGACATGCGCGTCGCGACCGGCACGCTCGGGACCGCCGAGGCGACGCGCGACGACGCCGGCATCGAACCACCTGCGATCACCGTCGTCGGGGACGTCGCGGCGAGCCACGACCGCCTCCGCGAGTTCCTCGCGAACGACCGCACGTCGGCCGCTGACGCGGCCGGCGAGCGCGGAGGTGAGGGCGAATGA
- a CDS encoding uroporphyrinogen-III synthase, which produces MTTRDTTVAVFRPDDGRLAAAAELVESLGATPVADPMLEVTATGATPRTDADVVVFTSKTGVDLAADAGFDAGDAVVAAVGDTTAGRLRDRGYAVDVVPAEFTSSGLVAALEDRVDGARVEVARSDHGSPVLLDGLEAAGAFVHETVLYELERPDGSGESAALAATGDLDAACFTSTLTVEHFLDAAAERGVREDAIAGLNDAVVGVIGPPTRETAESHGIAVDAVPDVADFDALATETVEAAAPTYHE; this is translated from the coding sequence ATGACGACGCGGGATACGACGGTCGCGGTGTTCCGGCCGGACGACGGCCGGCTCGCGGCGGCGGCCGAACTCGTCGAGTCCCTCGGCGCGACGCCGGTCGCGGACCCGATGCTCGAAGTGACCGCGACCGGTGCGACCCCGCGGACGGACGCGGACGTCGTCGTGTTCACGAGCAAGACCGGCGTCGACCTCGCGGCGGACGCGGGGTTCGATGCCGGCGATGCGGTCGTCGCCGCCGTCGGCGACACGACCGCCGGCCGACTCCGCGACCGCGGGTACGCCGTCGACGTCGTCCCCGCGGAGTTCACCTCCAGCGGTCTCGTCGCGGCGCTCGAGGACCGCGTCGACGGCGCGCGCGTGGAGGTGGCGCGTAGCGACCACGGCTCGCCGGTCCTCCTCGACGGCCTCGAGGCCGCGGGCGCGTTCGTCCACGAGACGGTCCTCTACGAGCTCGAACGCCCCGACGGGAGCGGCGAGTCAGCCGCGCTCGCCGCGACCGGCGACCTCGACGCGGCCTGCTTCACGTCCACGCTGACCGTCGAACACTTCCTCGACGCCGCCGCCGAACGCGGCGTCCGCGAAGACGCAATCGCGGGCCTGAACGACGCCGTCGTCGGCGTCATCGGCCCACCGACTCGCGAGACCGCGGAGTCCCACGGTATCGCGGTCGACGCCGTCCCCGACGTCGCCGACTTCGACGCGCTCGCGACCGAGACCGTCGAAGCCGCCGCCCCCACGTACCACGAGTGA
- a CDS encoding DUF2332 domain-containing protein → MTDDLDAVAAEFDDLASWCQNSSPLYERLCRIVAADEFLFSVAADHTPGQPAPQLFLAAVQTELFASDATADPGSVDGALAAYYPSVVDDARPPDGDLADALRAFVREHEAAVRERVGSRRVQTNAVRRCSALYPGYAAIAARVDDPLAVLEVGSSAGLNLNWDRYRYAYRTVDGDVRRAGAGDSPVTIDAALRGDGIPPLSAEPIAVAGRVGVDVNPLDPTDGGDARWLRALVWPEHHDRRRVLDGALDVAREHPPDVLEGDAVTDLAAAADRLPADRPLVVSHSLVCYQFDDDARERFQGAVRELAAARDAPTFHLAGERPDPDRDNGIQLRLVRVDRSDDEPVTLGTFEQHGAWVAWRDRDDAGRRDDVDGNDGADGPDTIHADLED, encoded by the coding sequence GTGACCGACGACCTCGACGCCGTCGCGGCCGAGTTCGACGACCTCGCGTCCTGGTGCCAGAACTCGTCGCCGCTCTACGAGCGCCTCTGCCGCATCGTCGCCGCGGACGAGTTCCTGTTCTCCGTCGCCGCCGACCACACGCCCGGCCAGCCCGCGCCACAGTTGTTCCTCGCCGCCGTCCAGACCGAACTGTTCGCGAGCGACGCGACCGCCGACCCCGGGTCGGTCGACGGCGCGCTCGCCGCGTACTATCCCTCCGTGGTCGACGACGCACGCCCGCCGGACGGCGACCTCGCGGACGCGCTCCGAGCGTTCGTCCGCGAGCACGAGGCCGCGGTCCGCGAGCGCGTCGGCTCGCGGCGCGTGCAGACGAACGCGGTTCGGCGCTGTAGCGCACTCTACCCCGGGTACGCGGCGATAGCGGCGCGCGTCGACGACCCGCTCGCCGTCCTCGAAGTCGGGTCCAGCGCCGGCCTGAACCTGAACTGGGATCGGTACCGGTACGCGTACCGGACCGTGGACGGGGACGTCAGACGTGCCGGCGCTGGCGACTCGCCCGTGACCATCGACGCTGCCCTGCGCGGCGACGGCATCCCGCCGCTGTCCGCCGAACCGATCGCCGTCGCCGGCCGCGTCGGCGTCGACGTCAACCCGCTCGATCCGACCGACGGCGGCGACGCGCGCTGGCTGCGCGCGCTCGTCTGGCCAGAGCACCACGATCGGCGGCGCGTCCTCGACGGCGCGCTCGACGTGGCGCGCGAGCACCCGCCCGACGTCCTCGAGGGCGACGCCGTCACCGACCTCGCCGCGGCCGCCGACCGCCTCCCCGCAGATCGCCCGCTCGTCGTCTCCCACAGTCTCGTCTGCTACCAGTTCGACGACGACGCCCGCGAACGGTTCCAGGGGGCCGTCCGCGAGCTCGCCGCCGCCCGCGACGCCCCCACGTTCCACCTCGCCGGCGAACGTCCCGATCCCGACCGCGACAACGGCATCCAGCTCCGCCTCGTCCGCGTCGACCGGAGCGACGACGAACCAGTCACGCTCGGCACGTTCGAGCAACACGGCGCCTGGGTCGCCTGGCGGGACCGCGACGACGCGGGCCGTCGCGACGACGTGGACGGTAACGACGGCGCGGACGGCCCGGATACCATCCACGCCGACCTCGAGGACTGA
- a CDS encoding DHH family phosphoesterase produces MAGPVPELRERAEACADRLRDADGVLLASHIDADGLTSAAVASTALERADVAHDVVFKKQLDETEIASIAAREFEVVLFTDFGSGQLDVIAEYEADGAFVPVIADHHQPADADTEFHLNPLLEGIDGASELSGAGAAYVLARALEGDGVDNRDLAALTVVGAVGDMQESGGELVGANASVVEDGVAVGALDTAKDLAVYGKQTRPLPKLLEYASDVDVPGITNDPDGVRSFLDGVDVDCYGDGDWRTWVDLSMSERQTVASALVQHAIKRGVPARRIEELVATSYTLPREPEGTELRDASEFSTLLNATARYERADVGLAVCLGDRTGALERARELLRNHRRNLSEGVSFVENEGVTFEEHVQWFDADDRIRETIVGIVAGMAMGADGVARDRPILAFANEDDEHVKVSSRGTHHLVRDGLDLSVVMREASRAVGGDGGGHDVAAGATIPRGERDAFVAEADAIVGEQLD; encoded by the coding sequence ATGGCAGGTCCCGTTCCCGAACTCCGCGAGCGCGCCGAGGCGTGCGCCGACCGCCTCCGCGACGCCGACGGCGTCCTCCTCGCGTCGCACATCGACGCCGACGGCCTCACGAGCGCCGCGGTCGCCTCGACCGCGCTCGAACGCGCGGACGTCGCCCACGACGTCGTGTTCAAGAAGCAACTCGACGAGACCGAGATCGCGAGCATCGCCGCACGCGAGTTCGAGGTCGTGCTGTTCACGGACTTCGGGAGCGGCCAACTCGACGTCATTGCAGAGTACGAGGCCGACGGAGCGTTCGTCCCGGTGATCGCGGACCACCACCAGCCCGCGGACGCCGACACCGAGTTCCACCTGAACCCGCTCCTGGAGGGGATCGACGGGGCGTCCGAGCTCTCCGGCGCGGGCGCGGCGTACGTGCTCGCGAGAGCGCTCGAGGGAGACGGCGTGGACAACCGCGACCTGGCGGCGCTGACGGTCGTCGGTGCGGTCGGGGACATGCAGGAGTCCGGGGGTGAACTCGTCGGCGCGAACGCGAGCGTGGTCGAGGACGGCGTGGCGGTCGGGGCGCTCGACACCGCGAAGGACCTCGCGGTGTACGGCAAGCAGACGCGACCGCTCCCGAAGCTCCTGGAGTACGCGAGCGACGTCGATGTCCCCGGTATCACGAACGACCCCGACGGCGTCCGGTCGTTCCTCGACGGCGTCGACGTCGACTGTTACGGCGACGGCGACTGGCGGACGTGGGTGGACCTCTCGATGAGCGAACGCCAGACGGTCGCGAGCGCGCTCGTCCAGCACGCGATCAAGCGCGGCGTTCCCGCTCGACGGATCGAGGAACTCGTCGCGACGTCGTACACGCTCCCGCGAGAGCCGGAGGGAACCGAACTGCGGGACGCGAGCGAGTTCTCGACGCTCCTGAACGCGACCGCTCGCTACGAGCGCGCGGACGTCGGGCTCGCGGTCTGCCTCGGCGACCGCACCGGCGCGCTCGAGCGCGCTCGCGAACTCCTCCGGAACCACCGGCGGAACCTCAGCGAGGGCGTGAGCTTCGTGGAGAACGAGGGCGTCACGTTCGAGGAGCACGTGCAGTGGTTCGACGCGGACGACCGCATCCGCGAGACGATCGTCGGCATCGTCGCCGGCATGGCGATGGGCGCCGACGGCGTCGCGCGCGACCGCCCCATCCTCGCGTTCGCGAACGAGGACGACGAGCACGTGAAGGTGTCCTCGCGAGGCACCCACCACCTCGTCCGCGATGGCCTCGACCTCTCCGTCGTCATGCGGGAGGCGTCGCGCGCCGTCGGCGGCGACGGCGGCGGGCACGACGTCGCCGCGGGCGCGACCATCCCCAGGGGCGAACGCGACGCGTTCGTCGCCGAAGCCGACGCGATCGTCGGCGAACAGCTCGACTGA
- a CDS encoding aminoglycoside N(3)-acetyltransferase produces the protein MPETLPEERSSEPVTVHSLAADLRELGVEPGGTTLVHGSLSSLGWVCGGAPAVVDALQRVVGEDGTLVMPTHSPGNRDPSDMSAPPVPESWHDTIRKRMPPYRPAVTPTQGMGAIAECFRSYPDVERSAHPQHSFAAWGANADAVVADHGLDHSLGEDSPLADVYDRDGDVLFLGTTHATNTSLHLAEYRADLDLGTSTCQSAVLVDGDREWVEWEDVDFTDADFSECGSAFEREHPDAVATSAVGVADATLLEQRPMVDFAEEWFEENRG, from the coding sequence ATGCCAGAGACGCTCCCCGAGGAGCGGTCGTCGGAGCCGGTCACCGTCCACTCGCTCGCCGCGGACCTCCGCGAACTCGGCGTCGAACCCGGCGGGACGACGCTCGTCCACGGGTCGCTCTCCTCGCTGGGGTGGGTCTGCGGCGGCGCACCGGCGGTCGTCGACGCACTCCAACGCGTCGTCGGCGAGGACGGCACGCTCGTCATGCCGACGCACTCGCCCGGGAATCGCGACCCGAGCGACATGAGCGCCCCACCCGTACCCGAGTCGTGGCACGACACCATCCGCAAGCGGATGCCACCGTACCGTCCGGCCGTGACGCCCACGCAGGGGATGGGCGCGATCGCGGAGTGCTTCCGGTCGTATCCCGACGTCGAGCGGAGCGCGCACCCCCAGCACTCCTTCGCCGCGTGGGGCGCGAACGCCGACGCCGTCGTCGCCGACCACGGACTCGACCACTCCCTGGGCGAGGACTCGCCGCTCGCGGACGTCTACGACCGCGACGGCGACGTGCTCTTCCTCGGCACCACGCACGCGACGAACACGTCCCTGCACCTCGCCGAGTACCGCGCCGACCTCGACCTGGGAACGAGCACGTGCCAGAGCGCCGTGCTCGTCGACGGCGACCGCGAGTGGGTCGAATGGGAGGACGTCGACTTCACCGACGCGGACTTCTCCGAGTGCGGTTCGGCGTTCGAGCGCGAACACCCCGACGCAGTCGCGACCAGCGCAGTCGGCGTCGCGGACGCCACACTTCTGGAGCAGCGACCGATGGTGGACTTCGCCGAGGAGTGGTTCGAGGAGAACCGCGGGTGA
- a CDS encoding metal-dependent hydrolase: MMGTTHALTGAFLGATVAVVAPEFAVVGVVAAVAGSVVPDLDIYRGHRQTLHYPVYGWLVAAPAVALGVAVPRAWTVALATFLAAAALHAAMDVYGGGLELRPWEAGSEQAVYSHYHGHWLAPRRAIPYDGSPHDLALAGALAVLPTATLPDPVPGLAVAALGVSAGYVVLRKRLATLWSSLARALPEPVAPYVPERFYD, translated from the coding sequence ATGATGGGGACGACGCACGCACTGACGGGGGCTTTCCTCGGGGCGACGGTGGCGGTCGTGGCGCCCGAGTTCGCGGTGGTCGGGGTGGTGGCCGCCGTGGCGGGGAGCGTCGTGCCGGACCTCGACATCTACCGCGGGCACCGGCAGACGCTGCACTACCCGGTGTACGGGTGGCTCGTGGCGGCGCCGGCGGTCGCGCTCGGGGTCGCGGTACCGCGAGCGTGGACGGTGGCACTCGCGACGTTCCTCGCCGCCGCAGCCCTGCACGCGGCGATGGACGTCTACGGCGGCGGCCTCGAACTCCGGCCGTGGGAGGCCGGCAGCGAGCAGGCGGTGTACAGTCACTACCACGGGCACTGGCTCGCGCCGCGGCGCGCGATCCCTTACGACGGTTCGCCCCACGACCTCGCGCTCGCGGGGGCGCTCGCCGTCCTCCCCACGGCGACGCTCCCCGACCCCGTTCCCGGCCTTGCCGTCGCCGCACTCGGCGTCTCGGCGGGGTACGTCGTGCTCCGGAAGCGCCTCGCGACCCTCTGGTCGTCGCTCGCTCGCGCCCTCCCCGAGCCGGTCGCGCCGTACGTCCCCGAGCGCTTCTACGACTGA
- a CDS encoding VWA domain-containing protein, translating to MSPRSRRSVLALATAASASLAGCNARVGGLPTLTDDDDDGKVDDWQFSPGDLGGGDGGSGGSAGSNVTYQSASADGASTESVGLAAGGAKDANTFRRNVENDYLPIPSSVSYEGLFYDYYFDTGGSKDSGSSADSGDTGTCSDLFCPTYLSAVTADPLDGETERYLSVGLNSGLETDAFDRKRLNLVVVLDVSGSMSSSFDEYYYDQYGNEQEVEDAGSESKMQVAKDALAAVTEQLRPDDRLGVVLYNQDATVAKPLNPVSETDMDAIRGHIREDIQPGGGTSLSAGMDDATRLLDEYANADQTTYENRMLVLTDAMPNVGDTSEGGLRGRLESAAAEHAHATFVGVGVDFNTDVVDEITSVRGANYYSVHSPSQFRERVVENFEYVVTPLVFDLSLELDAEGYEIRQVYGSSAADEATGRMLHVNTLFASPTAGGETRGGVVLAKVARTDDAAAGGSTLTLRASWKDRTGTTNERETTVAFPDGGPEQFANAGVRKAVLLSRYADLLKNWMVDERERDGDPSADGIEVPDDHLGEWEQQSEDLTVSAAYRERFATFADHFEAEMAAVDDDALEQELDVLATLASADAADRHWASDRITARHLLGD from the coding sequence ATGTCCCCGCGCAGCAGACGTTCGGTGCTGGCGCTCGCGACCGCCGCGAGCGCGAGCCTCGCCGGTTGCAACGCACGCGTCGGCGGTCTCCCCACGCTGACCGACGATGACGACGACGGGAAGGTCGACGACTGGCAGTTCTCGCCCGGCGACCTCGGCGGCGGCGACGGCGGGAGTGGCGGGAGTGCCGGCTCGAACGTGACGTATCAATCGGCGTCCGCGGACGGTGCATCGACGGAGTCGGTCGGACTCGCCGCTGGCGGCGCGAAGGACGCGAACACGTTCCGGCGGAACGTCGAGAACGACTACCTCCCCATCCCGTCCTCGGTCTCGTACGAGGGCCTGTTCTACGACTACTACTTCGACACGGGCGGCTCGAAGGACTCCGGCAGCTCCGCCGACTCCGGCGACACCGGCACGTGCAGCGACCTGTTCTGTCCCACGTACCTGTCGGCCGTGACCGCCGATCCGCTCGACGGCGAGACGGAGCGCTACCTCTCCGTCGGCCTGAACTCCGGGCTCGAGACCGACGCCTTCGACCGGAAGCGCCTCAACCTCGTCGTCGTCCTCGACGTCTCCGGGTCGATGAGTTCGTCGTTCGACGAGTACTACTACGACCAGTACGGGAACGAGCAGGAGGTCGAGGACGCCGGGAGCGAGTCGAAGATGCAGGTCGCGAAGGACGCCCTCGCCGCAGTGACGGAGCAACTCCGCCCCGACGACCGACTCGGGGTCGTCCTCTACAACCAGGACGCGACCGTCGCGAAACCCCTGAATCCGGTCTCGGAGACGGACATGGACGCCATTCGCGGGCACATCCGGGAGGACATCCAGCCCGGTGGTGGCACGAGCCTCTCGGCGGGCATGGACGACGCCACCCGCCTCCTCGACGAGTACGCGAACGCGGACCAGACGACGTACGAGAACCGGATGCTGGTCCTGACGGACGCGATGCCGAACGTCGGCGACACGAGCGAGGGCGGCCTCCGCGGCCGCCTCGAGTCCGCCGCCGCGGAGCACGCGCACGCGACGTTCGTCGGCGTCGGCGTCGACTTCAACACCGACGTCGTCGACGAGATAACGAGCGTCCGCGGCGCGAACTACTACTCGGTGCACTCCCCGAGCCAGTTCCGCGAGCGCGTCGTCGAGAACTTCGAGTACGTGGTGACGCCACTCGTCTTCGACCTCTCGCTCGAACTGGACGCCGAGGGCTACGAGATCCGGCAGGTGTACGGCTCCTCGGCCGCCGACGAGGCGACCGGCCGGATGCTGCACGTGAACACGCTGTTCGCGTCGCCGACCGCTGGCGGCGAGACCCGCGGTGGCGTGGTGCTCGCGAAGGTCGCACGCACCGACGACGCGGCCGCGGGCGGAAGCACGCTCACGCTCCGCGCGAGCTGGAAGGACCGGACGGGGACGACGAACGAACGCGAGACCACCGTCGCGTTCCCCGATGGCGGCCCCGAGCAGTTCGCGAACGCCGGCGTCCGGAAGGCCGTCCTGCTCTCTCGGTACGCCGACCTCCTGAAGAACTGGATGGTCGACGAACGCGAACGCGACGGCGACCCGTCCGCGGACGGCATCGAGGTCCCCGACGACCACCTCGGCGAGTGGGAGCAACAGAGCGAGGACCTGACGGTCTCCGCCGCGTACCGCGAACGGTTCGCGACGTTCGCCGACCACTTCGAGGCTGAGATGGCCGCCGTCGACGACGACGCACTCGAGCAGGAACTCGACGTCCTGGCGACCCTCGCCTCCGCCGACGCAGCGGACCGCCACTGGGCGAGCGACCGAATCACCGCACGCCACCTGCTCGGGGATTGA
- a CDS encoding DUF5783 family protein has translation MSDLDPETFEEEKYVEYFPKLQQAYKNAFNRVNERYDAELVHAIDQQVLNESEPHYEGDGEFTMALPDDPYDRLEGVIVDREKFEAVLDAYVDEIKTELRRVFSV, from the coding sequence ATGAGCGACCTGGACCCGGAGACGTTCGAGGAAGAGAAGTACGTCGAGTACTTCCCGAAGCTCCAGCAGGCGTACAAGAACGCGTTCAATCGCGTGAACGAGCGGTACGACGCCGAACTCGTTCACGCGATCGACCAGCAGGTCCTCAACGAGAGCGAACCGCACTACGAGGGCGACGGCGAGTTCACGATGGCGCTCCCCGACGACCCGTACGACCGCCTGGAGGGCGTCATCGTCGACCGCGAGAAGTTCGAGGCCGTCCTCGACGCGTACGTCGACGAGATCAAGACGGAACTCCGGCGCGTCTTCAGCGTCTGA
- a CDS encoding NifU family protein produces the protein MSTETQDGDDLEERVTNFLRRNFPQIQMHGGNAAITDLDRETGEVSIQLGGACSGCGISPMTIQAIKSRMVKEIPEIETVHADTGMGGGGDSGMSPSFPGHEGDDGGDGDGDEGPQAPF, from the coding sequence ATGAGTACGGAGACCCAGGACGGCGACGACCTCGAGGAGCGCGTGACGAACTTCCTTCGCCGGAACTTCCCGCAGATCCAGATGCACGGCGGGAACGCGGCCATTACGGACCTCGACCGGGAGACGGGCGAGGTCTCCATCCAGCTCGGTGGCGCGTGCTCGGGCTGCGGTATCTCTCCGATGACGATCCAGGCGATCAAGTCCCGGATGGTCAAGGAGATTCCCGAGATCGAGACCGTGCACGCCGACACCGGCATGGGTGGCGGTGGCGACAGCGGCATGAGTCCGTCGTTCCCCGGTCACGAGGGCGACGACGGCGGCGACGGCGACGGCGACGAAGGCCCGCAGGCGCCGTTCTGA